One Citrus sinensis cultivar Valencia sweet orange chromosome 5, DVS_A1.0, whole genome shotgun sequence genomic window, TACATTACaaccataataataataaagcaaGAGTAATGATACGACCACAACCTCTTGTGCACAAATAATATTGTACAAACTAATATGACATAATATGATTGAGTAATGATACGACCACAATCTTTTGTGCACAAATAATATTGTACAAACTAATATGACGTAATATGATTgattaaacaaaaacataacataaccctcataatttatttattattattttatattttcaatcaagCAATCATATTATGCCACGTTAATAGCTATAGAAATAATTTGCTAGATAGTGCAACACTTCATTGATACTCACCATTtcattgaacaatttttttatggtgtcATTGAGGTTTCCTTCCCAACATCCTTCGTCATcaccatcttcttcttcgGTGGGTTTCACTTTGTTTAGCTTCGGTGCGTCTACGACTCCTTGAGAGAAAATCTTCATTGTTGGGCACTGTCTCACAACTACGTGTTCCAAGGACGGGAACTCAAGAGCGTAATTACCCAAACAAAAGCTTGTTAGGCTTGGCAAACAATCAAGTCCCAAGTACTCCAATTTCCTGAAAACAATGCAATCTTCTGCTTCTTCTCCAACCTGCGATTGTATGATTTCTTCTATCATTTTGCAATCAGCTATCTTCATTCTTTCGAGATTCACTAGAGTTTTAGATGTTGAGAGCGTCAACACATTTATCAACCCGTGACACTTCGATACTTCTAGTTCCCACAGATTTTCCAAATGCCACGAAGGTGG contains:
- the LOC102615476 gene encoding uncharacterized protein LOC102615476; amino-acid sequence: MKIADCKMIEEIIQSQVGEEAEDCIVFRKLEYLGLDCLPSLTSFCLGNYALEFPSLEHVVVRQCPTMKIFSQGVVDAPKLNKVKPTEEEDGDDEGCWEGNLNDTIKKLFNEMNSKEKIEPTLQVQ